A genome region from Candidatus Atribacteria bacterium includes the following:
- a CDS encoding TrkA family potassium uptake protein, giving the protein MKQFLVLGLGRFGSAVATTLVELGYEVLGVDTDPEKVNDLKNKITEVVQADISDERTLSELGAKNFDAAIVGIGSNLESSILTTIILKEMGIKYIIAKAQNKLHAKVLEKIGVDKIVFPERDMGIRIARNLITPNIKDYIDLEPDYSIIEIEALPKFLNKTLSELDLRNKYRINVLAIKRDNKFNLSPQAKDLIKSGDYLIVIGETKKITELASKENH; this is encoded by the coding sequence GTGAAACAATTTTTAGTTCTTGGTTTAGGAAGATTTGGATCTGCAGTAGCCACTACCTTGGTTGAATTAGGTTATGAAGTCCTTGGTGTAGATACTGATCCTGAAAAAGTAAACGACTTAAAAAACAAAATCACCGAAGTTGTTCAAGCTGATATTTCCGATGAAAGGACCTTATCCGAACTGGGAGCAAAAAATTTTGATGCAGCAATTGTAGGGATTGGTTCAAATTTAGAATCAAGTATATTGACTACCATCATATTAAAAGAAATGGGAATAAAATATATAATTGCCAAAGCCCAAAATAAGCTTCATGCAAAAGTTTTAGAAAAGATAGGAGTAGATAAAATAGTATTTCCCGAAAGAGATATGGGAATAAGGATCGCTCGAAATTTAATTACCCCCAATATTAAAGATTATATAGATTTAGAACCCGATTATAGTATTATTGAAATTGAAGCTCTGCCTAAATTTCTGAATAAAACTTTAAGCGAACTTGATCTACGCAACAAATACAGAATAAATGTTTTAGCTATTAAAAGAGATAATAAATTTAACCTCTCTCCTCAAGCAAAAGATCTAATAAAAAGTGGGGATTATCTAATTGTAATAGGTGAGACTAAAAAAATTACTGAATTAGCCAGCAAAGAAAATCATTAA
- a CDS encoding HPP family protein: protein MQIFDRKLEKYFSNYIFQSILATITLTIILYFENVFTHTAIIASLGATTFIIFAMPKYATAQPRKVIGGHTICIIVGIFCFYFASLAQNIESLFLTHDVFRIFIPSLSVGLSIFIMSITNTEHPPAAGTALGIVVQGWSYSTILVILCTVSFLSLTKYLLKPYLKNLV, encoded by the coding sequence ATGCAAATATTCGATAGAAAACTGGAGAAATATTTTTCCAATTATATATTCCAAAGTATTCTGGCTACGATTACCTTGACTATTATCCTATATTTTGAAAATGTATTTACCCATACTGCTATCATTGCATCTTTAGGAGCAACTACTTTTATTATCTTCGCTATGCCTAAATACGCTACTGCTCAACCCAGAAAGGTAATAGGAGGGCATACCATTTGTATCATTGTGGGAATTTTTTGTTTTTATTTCGCTTCTTTGGCTCAAAACATAGAAAGCCTTTTTCTAACTCATGACGTATTTAGAATCTTCATTCCCTCCCTTTCTGTGGGGTTGTCTATTTTTATTATGAGTATTACAAATACCGAACATCCTCCTGCTGCCGGTACTGCCCTGGGGATAGTGGTTCAGGGCTGGTCTTATTCCACTATACTGGTTATCCTTTGCACTGTTTCCTTTCTATCGCTGACCAAGTATTTACTAAAACCCTACTTAAAGAATTTAGTCTGA
- a CDS encoding ATP-grasp domain-containing protein: MIKNILFVYNQVSKRERRGLLRECILIEDVDAIRKALIETNNNILSLDLFSPEQLDEFIGKQKLIDLAFILAEGYKGFPHTFYSGHGAAMVHKQLNKYRIPCAFSDIVSMENCRNKDLTYIKLREEDILVPDHFIFDTHFRFRKIKLLSQIEKIGFPLMIKPVGGGDSIGITPKSVVHNLQELKNRFIVLKKELGPEKLIIEKYLPGREYTVGVLGSRVKKYILPIIGFPKDHGIRYTSTKKKEYKMREKFEIIYRDDERFKKLAQIAINTFDAVGASDGIRIDFIEDGSGNIYVIDVNGTPALSQTGSLTFMASKVGLTHGELIKLIFYESVVRHDLAPTYLLEEIISKIQAKLATYYANKKDEDAEMALI, from the coding sequence ATGATAAAAAATATTTTATTTGTCTATAACCAGGTAAGTAAAAGAGAACGCAGAGGACTCCTTAGAGAGTGTATTCTTATAGAAGATGTGGATGCTATACGCAAAGCTTTGATTGAGACTAATAATAATATTTTATCTTTGGATCTTTTTTCACCGGAACAATTAGATGAGTTTATTGGTAAGCAAAAACTTATTGACCTGGCTTTTATCCTGGCAGAAGGATATAAAGGTTTCCCTCATACCTTTTATAGCGGCCATGGTGCGGCTATGGTCCATAAACAGTTAAATAAATACCGTATACCTTGCGCTTTCTCTGATATTGTAAGTATGGAAAACTGCCGCAATAAAGACCTTACTTATATCAAACTAAGAGAAGAAGATATTTTAGTTCCAGATCATTTTATATTTGATACCCATTTTAGATTTAGAAAAATAAAATTACTCTCCCAAATAGAGAAAATAGGATTTCCTCTGATGATAAAACCAGTGGGAGGAGGAGATAGTATTGGTATCACTCCTAAATCTGTAGTGCACAATTTACAAGAACTAAAAAACCGGTTTATAGTCTTAAAAAAAGAATTAGGTCCTGAAAAATTAATCATCGAAAAATATCTACCCGGAAGAGAATATACTGTCGGTGTCCTGGGCAGTAGGGTGAAAAAATATATATTACCTATCATCGGTTTCCCCAAAGATCATGGTATCAGATATACCTCTACTAAAAAGAAAGAATATAAAATGAGGGAAAAATTTGAAATAATCTACCGAGATGACGAAAGATTCAAAAAACTTGCCCAGATTGCTATTAATACCTTTGACGCCGTGGGAGCCAGCGATGGGATTAGAATTGATTTTATAGAAGATGGATCGGGAAATATCTACGTTATAGATGTGAATGGTACTCCTGCTCTATCTCAAACTGGTTCTTTAACCTTTATGGCAAGTAAAGTAGGGTTAACACATGGCGAATTGATAAAACTTATTTTTTATGAAAGTGTGGTCAGACATGATTTAGCCCCTACCTATCTTCTGGAAGAGATCATCTCTAAAATTCAAGCCAAACTAGCTACTTATTATGCCAATAAAAAGGATGAAGATGCAGAAATGGCTTTAATTTAA